GGGGGGGGCGCCGTGGGTCCATGAAGCCTGTCTACGGACAGGCCGGAGGTTGTTACCCCTCACCGCCGTCCAGGTATTCCTCGATCAGGTCATAGATCACCGGGGCGTCGTCCTCGCCGGTGACGGCCAGATTGGTGCGCTCGCCAAAGGTATTGAGCAAATAGCCCCGGGCAATGCAGATCTCTTCCAGCGCCGTGACAAAGGGCACCAGCACCCGGTCGTTGAGGGCGTCAGCGGTGTCGCAGGCCTCCATACGGGCCAACAGGTCTTTGTGGAAATCCTTGGTTTTCATGCGTGCCCCGCTTCGCTGGACAGCAACAACGCATCAATGCCCAAACGAGCCAATGCCTGATCCCATTTGTGTTCCTGGTCGGGGCTGAACACCAAACCCGGATCGCCGGGCAGATTGAGCCAGCCATTGGCCAGGATCTCGCCATCCAATTGCCCCGGCCCCCAACCCGCATAGCCCAAAGCCAATAGGGACTGGAACGGTCCTTGGCCATCGGCGATGGCGCGCAGGATATCGACGGTGGCGGTCAGGGCGATCTGGTCATCCACCATAAGGCTGGAATCCTGCAAATAGTCCGAGGAATGAAGGACAAAGCCACGACCGGAATCCACCGGGCCGCCAAAATGGATGCGGATACGGTCGTCGGCGCCCCCGGGATCGATTTCCAGTTGCTCCAGCAAATCGGGCAGAGTCAGGGATTCCATGAGCCGATTGACCACCAGACCCATGGCGCCCTCGGGCCCATGGGCGCAGATGTAGATCACCGCGTGCTCAAAGCGCGGATCGCCGATGCCGGGCATGGCCACGAGGATCTGCCCGGCCAAATTATCCAGATCTAAGGGTTCTTCTATTTTCATAGCTCCATTATCGCATGTACCGGCGCCGCAACCCAATACCCTTGTCGCGGAAATCCGCCGATCCGGTCAAAATACCGTGACAAGGGCCGGCAAGTCTTTTCCCTACCGCGGAAGAGGCTATATTCACCCCATGATGATTCGCATTCTAATGATGTTCTTGCTGACCCTCGGGATCTTGGCACACAAAGCCCAGGCCGCCGGGTCCGATTGGATCGACCTGGAGCATGTTTCCCTGCGCCTGATCGCGGCGGACAATGCGCTGCCCGGCGACGAGGCCCGGATCGGCCTGCACTTCAAACTGCAAGACGAATGGAAAATCTATTGGCGGTCCCCCGGAGATGCCGGATTTCCGCCGCAGGTAAAATGGCAGGGCTCCAAGAATCTGGCCGGAACCGAGAGCCATTGGCCCGCCCCTATCCGCTTTTCCACCAGCGGCATCGAGACCATCGGCTACAAGCACGAAGTGGTGCTGCCCATGACCGCCCGCCTGGAAACGGCGGGAGAGGGCCTATCCCTGCGCGGCAACGTGGATTTTCTGGCTTGCGCCGAGATCTGCATACCTTATCAGACGGATATCTCCTTGGACCTGCCGGGGGGCCAACCGACGTCATCGAGTGCCGAAGCTTTTCTAATTGAAGACTACATGGCCCGTGTGCCCGGAGACGGCCGCCAACATGGTCTTTCCATTGAGCCGCTGAGTGGATTGACCAGCGGTGAGAAACCCTTGCTGATTGCCTCGGCACAGAGCCAGACTCCGTTCGATGCCCCTGACCTCTATGTGGAAGGCCCACCGGAGCTGATATTCGGTAAACCGCAGGCACGCATTGGCGGTGACGGTCGCCTGGTGACCTTCCAAATCCCAGTGGATGGCCTGGCCGACCACCCCACTGGCGGCATCGGTGCCGAGTTGACCTTGACCCTGGTTGATGGCGAGCGCTCGGCGGAACGCAGCGTCCAACCGGTGCAGAATCTGCAATTGCCAGAAGCCCTGCTGGAAACCTCGACCGAAAGCGACGTTTCCATTTCCTTTATGTTGCTGATGGCTGTCGTCGGCGGATTGATCCTCAACCTGATGCCCTGTGTGCTGCCGGTTCTGTCCATTAAGCTGTTGGGAGTCATCGGCCATGGCGGCGGCGATCCACGCACGGTCCGACTGGGCTTCATCGCCTCGGCGGCGGGTATCGTCGCCACCTTCATGGTCTTGGCCGGAGCCCTGATCGGCCTTAAGCAGGCCGGGGCCGCCATCGGATGGGGAATTCAATTTCAACACCCCTGGTTTCTGACCGGGATGGCCTTGTTGGTCACTTTGTTCGCCTGCAATCTGTGGGGTTGGTTCGAGATCCGGCTGCCCCAATGGCTCAATGATCTGGGCGCCGGTTCCGGCCCCTCGCATGGCATGGGGGGGCATTTCCTGACCGGGGCTTTTGCCACCCTGTTGGCCACCCCTTGTTCTGCGCCATTCCTCGGCACGGCTGTCGGCTTTGCCTTGGCCCGGGGCGGCGGGGAGATCCTGGCCGTATTCATCGCCATCGGCCTGGGCATGGCCCTGCCCTACCTTCTGGTTGCCTTGCGTCCGACCCTGGCCACGCGCCTACCCAAGCCAGGGCCCTGGATGATCACATTGAAGAAGGTCTTGGCTCTGGCCTTGGCGGCAACGGCGGTCTGGTTGGTAACGGTGATGATCGCCCAGATCGGTCGGGAATCGGCCTTGGTTATTGGCCTGATGCTGCTTGCCATGGTCGGGCTATTCGCCCTGCGCGCCCGACTGGGCAAGCTGGATCGTGTCGCCCCCGCCGTGGTGGTTCTCCTGGCCTTGGGGAGTTTCTGGGTGCCCC
The sequence above is drawn from the Magnetospira sp. QH-2 genome and encodes:
- a CDS encoding YqgE/AlgH family protein, with the protein product MKIEEPLDLDNLAGQILVAMPGIGDPRFEHAVIYICAHGPEGAMGLVVNRLMESLTLPDLLEQLEIDPGGADDRIRIHFGGPVDSGRGFVLHSSDYLQDSSLMVDDQIALTATVDILRAIADGQGPFQSLLALGYAGWGPGQLDGEILANGWLNLPGDPGLVFSPDQEHKWDQALARLGIDALLLSSEAGHA
- a CDS encoding protein-disulfide reductase DsbD, which codes for MMIRILMMFLLTLGILAHKAQAAGSDWIDLEHVSLRLIAADNALPGDEARIGLHFKLQDEWKIYWRSPGDAGFPPQVKWQGSKNLAGTESHWPAPIRFSTSGIETIGYKHEVVLPMTARLETAGEGLSLRGNVDFLACAEICIPYQTDISLDLPGGQPTSSSAEAFLIEDYMARVPGDGRQHGLSIEPLSGLTSGEKPLLIASAQSQTPFDAPDLYVEGPPELIFGKPQARIGGDGRLVTFQIPVDGLADHPTGGIGAELTLTLVDGERSAERSVQPVQNLQLPEALLETSTESDVSISFMLLMAVVGGLILNLMPCVLPVLSIKLLGVIGHGGGDPRTVRLGFIASAAGIVATFMVLAGALIGLKQAGAAIGWGIQFQHPWFLTGMALLVTLFACNLWGWFEIRLPQWLNDLGAGSGPSHGMGGHFLTGAFATLLATPCSAPFLGTAVGFALARGGGEILAVFIAIGLGMALPYLLVALRPTLATRLPKPGPWMITLKKVLALALAATAVWLVTVMIAQIGRESALVIGLMLLAMVGLFALRARLGKLDRVAPAVVVLLALGSFWVPRGEPEITPQSYDGPWKPFDLAAIPALIAEGKTVFVDVTADWCITCQVNKAAVLAVDPVHTRLGSPDVVAMKADWTRPSDTISAYLAQFGRFGIPFNVVYGKRAPLGLPLPELLTTDLVMEALDKAAESRMEARQ